The window gaacaaacaaaacaaaaaacaaaaaacaaaaaagtaataAAGGTTTATCCAGCATTCGAAACTAACAGATCAATTGGGTAGAAGTGAAGCTCAACTTGCCAATCAGCATAGATATAAATGCAGAAGGCATTGCAATTGTAAAGGCAACACATGCATGACTACATAACGGCATGGAATATATGCAAATACTACAAAACTACCAGCAACATGGATATATATGGTCAGGAGGGCAGAGTCCTAGATAATACACTCACCCATTGTCTCGTCAAGACCTCGGGTCAGCACACCAATCCCTCCATTTTGCATTCTGTCTCTTTTACAATTGTGTGGGGTATCATTTTCCCCGGTCTCCCGCAGATTTTCTTTTGAGCAAGAGCTAGAGACATTACCAATTTGTAGTCTTTTATCACTTGCAAGCACTGTACCATTCTGACCAACACTTTCTCTAAACTCACCCTTATTGGCAGCCATTAAAGAATGACCATGAGATTTCATTTCCTGCTTTTTATCAGTTCCATCTGCATCCTTTTTTAAGCCAGATTTGGTCCCCTTCCTCTTAGACTTTTGCTTAGAAGGAGTAGAAACCAAGGGAATTGACTGGGTTTGCTCAGATGTAGACGGCCCCATATCAGATAAGCAAGAATTGTCCATAACGTGTTTCTTAAGAAGGCTACTGGTATCTGAAGATGGGTGCTTACtccttttgtgttttttcttcttctgtacGCTTAAGACCGCCCGGGAAAGTAAGCTAGGTCGTAACTGCATGGATGCAACCTTAGACTTCAGCTgcttctttttcaattttctatGGCGTTTGCAATCAGAAGATTTCACAAGCATCGATCCATATGTCACAATTAATGAGGAGCCAGACAATTTTGCAGACTCATTAATTACTACTTTTTGGCCTGAATCACTAGTCTTCTCACCCAAAACATTACAAGCAGCACTTCCATTGGTAAAACTTCCAAcctaaaatataaaagaagttAAATCATGACAACACAACCTATcataaaatgcataaaaaatacaaaaaaaaaaaaaatacctgaCTAATTTTAGAGCTTGGTTGATCTGATGATTTTACAGTGTGAATTCCCTCCTTTTTCATACCGCTAGGAACTCCGGATGCCGTACTCAAGTCTCCCTTAGAGGATACAAAATTCTTCTAGATGCATAAACAAGTTAAAAACTCAagcaccaaacaaaagtaaaatatcaAGTAGGTAAAACTAGAGACATCAAAGTGTATAGAAGATATGTTGCATCCACTTACATTATGAGGGGTCTCATCTAGTATGGGTTTAGCAGCCTCAAGGCTTTCAGGGTCCTTGACATTGGGTGCTATGACACTGGAAACACCACTGTTTTCAACTGACCTTCCTCTCCCATTAAGGTCAGTTTTATTGCCATCAGCTTTTGCAGCTGTGGCATTTTCAGGATCCGAAGTGCCACCATTTCTAGTTGGAGGTGATGGTAGCATGTCTTTTCCCAATGTGGGAATTGGAATGGAAATCCCTTTCAATGAATCCTTTGGTAATGATGAAGAAGAATCTAAAACAGGTTCCTTCACACACACCATATTTTCTGCCGCATTTTTAGATTCAGAAGCACCACCACTGCTGCGGCTTGGAATGGAAAACCCTTTCAGCAAGTCTTTtgataaagatggagaagactCCGAAACAGGCTCCTTCATAGGCACCATATTTCCTGCCACTGTCTGGCAGTTAGTTGATGCTTCCTTCAAAAGGGGCACCATAGGTGGAACTATAGTTGATTTTTGCATCATAACGATAGATGAGGATGGACCACTTGATCTGCCCTCAACAGAAACATTCTGAACCGGTCCTTTGAAGCCTTGGTTGTTAGTGCAACGAGTTTTTAATCCAGCACCATTTGCATTGAAATTCTCCTTTCGAGCAACTTCAACAGGCTTCCTTGGTATTATATTTCTTCTATCGCGGACATAAAACAACATGTAAGCCTTCTGTTCTAAAACAATCCTCTCACTAACTTGGTATACCTGTTGCATCATAGTTGTGCAAACTTGTAAGAAACCTTGATtactttttttcatttcatatgCAATTTAAAGATTGTGGATTTACTGCTGCCCTGTCCCTCAAATATGGTACTAGCATTTCTTTCTCATATATCAAGTATACCCATCCAATCAGAGTCATTCAAAGATAAAAACTCAGTACATCTTTGGACAAGGGACTTATAAAAGGGATTTGCAATCCCATTTGAAAAGTGGTTGGGAACCATAGAAAGGGAATATGTCAATTTCTGGGGGAACACCAGACCAAGGTTCAGGACCCAATACCCTGGACCAAGGGCACAGGCCAAACATGTTGTATTAAGTTCTTTAAATGAATCCTACCACACTTGATTGCTTAACCAAACAAGTAAGTTCGGGGATCAATCTCATCTTTCCAAAATCCCACCATTTTTATCCTTTGTTACTTCTAATAACTCATCCAAAGGGAAACTTTCAGCAGCAAATGATCATAATCAGTTTGTTGACATGGCACATCTAAGATCCATAAAGTTGGGTTACACCGACTTGGACAATCCAAATTGTTAAGTATTATGAGGAACAGTGATATCTAAATTATCAACTCACCTGGTTGTCATCAAGAGAGTACCACATGCCACTTGATGTGCGAACATAGCAATAATAATGGCCAGAATAGGTGGTAGCCCCACAATGAACAAGAACCCCATAGAGAGTATATTTCAAATCCCCTTCCTGTCAAGTAGAATGTAAAACAGGATTAGAATACAAAACCATGATGTGAATGGCACAAAACATAATCAAATCAGCAACATATAACTTTTGGCTTCCTTTAATGTGTTACCCCAGTCATAAACCTAATGGTCCAGATTCTAATTCCAAATTTAACCTTTTTCAGCAAAAAGGACCAAAATTAAGATACAGTTTTCAACAAGTATTGGGCAAGAttatgaaatatgaaataaaatcaAGTAAACAGAATCAGTGACTTgcacatcaaatgccacaatGTTTCTTTTAAATTGGTTCATTcgtcaaatgaagaaaaaatttagaagtaaaGCTTGCATGGCTAAAAATGCTTGAATACTTACGTAGGAACCACTAACAAATGGCTTCAAATCCAATGTAGGGCCAAATTTTACATGTCTGTCAATTTTTCGTCCAGGATCATGTGCACGAAATCGCTTCAAATGGATGGTAAGTACATAAGGAGGCTTTTGAACAGTCATCTGTTTAAGAGCCCGAACTTTCTGATTGCATCGTTGGCACTGATATTGCCTTTCCCCTCCATCTAACTGTTCTGAGGCAGTAAATTTTGCAAGTGCTTTTTGCAAGGAATCTGCGTTGAATATTTCAAGACTTAAATCTAAGAACGGGTCAAACTTGTTGGAGCAATAGGAGCACTGCAAACATTTGACCTGAATAGATAACAACAAATCGGGTTACGAAATATCAAGTAAATACTTAAAATCCTTAcctgtttaccaaaaaaaataaactccCATTCACTACAGTATCTCAAAAACCACAAAGTCTACCATTACAATTTTTACCTGGCTTCGAAGGCGACCGCCAAAAATCTTGTGTACCAAGCTCTTCTCGTAGGCACTTGGGGATTCGCTTGGCACACCAGAAGGTAAACAGCATTTATGCATGGATTCCAGCAAGTTTACCATGTATTCATGTGCATCCTCCTGTCTAGACTTGGTGAAAGTTCGAGATATGCCTTATCATTTGTCAAGGATTCCAACTTCAAGCAtagaaacaacaaaaatagACCCAATACAACACTTATAAACTGACCCTGATCTTAACCTTATGAAAATGCAAAATTGGAATGGGGAAGACAAGAAACTTCTTGATGAACACTCCCTTAAACTTGCTCCAATCAGATCATTTGGGTATTAGTTATCCCcctaagaaattttttttaatgcttattaaaaatcaactttgactgtaaactataaaaatagaaaaaattcaTTCAtagaagaatttaaaaaaaaaaaaaattgaatatttttatttttcttctttattgaCACACTTGGTTGTCGAGCATGTTGAATAAATAAGAACTCCATCAACAAAAGAGAACGTTCTGTGGACAAACATGGGAGTCCAATGAGTACGTCCAACTATATATGGCAGAAATATATCACCACAAAACATTTCAAGGATACATCGTAAGTTAATGACTAGATCCTTTGGAACCAAAATTCTCCCGGTTGATTGTAGAGCAAGACTAACGTGCTTCTGGATGGCACATAAAGCACAAAAC of the Pyrus communis chromosome 1, drPyrComm1.1, whole genome shotgun sequence genome contains:
- the LOC137736085 gene encoding ubiquitin carboxyl-terminal hydrolase 23 isoform X2, yielding MADALVQTAELQIHSEGFADLMPESKTGANPLQRRIEFHRARKPCNGLNAGGGDFRLETLNPGSSNNGGSNSNQGQSSLSAKKTDRSEFLENGLDPELSFGITFRRIGAGLRNMGNTCYLNSVLQCLTYTEPFAAYLQSGKHRNSCHIAGFCALCAIQKHVSLALQSTGRILVPKDLVINLRCISRTFTKSRQEDAHEYMVNLLESMHKCCLPSGVPSESPSAYEKSLVHKIFGGRLRSQVKCLQCSYCSNKFDPFLDLSLEIFNADSLQKALAKFTASEQLDGGERQYQCQRCNQKVRALKQMTVQKPPYVLTIHLKRFRAHDPGRKIDRHVKFGPTLDLKPFVSGSYEGDLKYTLYGVLVHCGATTYSGHYYCYVRTSSGMWYSLDDNQVYQVSERIVLEQKAYMLFYVRDRRNIIPRKPVEVARKENFNANGAGLKTRCTNNQGFKGPVQNVSVEGRSSGPSSSIVMMQKSTIVPPMVPLLKEASTNCQTVAGNMVPMKEPVSESSPSLSKDLLKGFSIPSRSSGGASESKNAAENMVCVKEPVLDSSSSLPKDSLKGISIPIPTLGKDMLPSPPTRNGGTSDPENATAAKADGNKTDLNGRGRSVENSGVSSVIAPNVKDPESLEAAKPILDETPHNNFVSSKGDLSTASGVPSGMKKEGIHTVKSSDQPSSKISQVGSFTNGSAACNVLGEKTSDSGQKVVINESAKLSGSSLIVTYGSMLVKSSDCKRHRKLKKKQLKSKVASMQLRPSLLSRAVLSVQKKKKHKRSKHPSSDTSSLLKKHVMDNSCLSDMGPSTSEQTQSIPLVSTPSKQKSKRKGTKSGLKKDADGTDKKQEMKSHGHSLMAANKGEFRESVGQNGTVLASDKRLQIGNVSSSCSKENLRETGENDTPHNCKRDRMQNGGIGVLTRGLDETMVARWDGIELPPPRIVESSRAKSVSIGYIPDEWDEEYDRGKRKKVRQPKETFGGPNPFQKIATQRSQMKKTKPDRYGSGNHPLRI
- the LOC137736085 gene encoding ubiquitin carboxyl-terminal hydrolase 23 isoform X1; this encodes MADALVQTAELQIHSEGFADLMPESKTGANPLQRRIEFHRARKPCNGLNAGGGDFRLETLNPGSSNNGGSNSNQGQSSLSAKKTDRSEFLENGLDPELSFGITFRRIGAGLRNMGNTCYLNSVLQCLTYTEPFAAYLQSGKHRNSCHIAGFCALCAIQKHVSLALQSTGRILVPKDLVINLRCISRTFTKSRQEDAHEYMVNLLESMHKCCLPSGVPSESPSAYEKSLVHKIFGGRLRSQVKCLQCSYCSNKFDPFLDLSLEIFNADSLQKALAKFTASEQLDGGERQYQCQRCNQKVRALKQMTVQKPPYVLTIHLKRFRAHDPGRKIDRHVKFGPTLDLKPFVSGSYEGDLKYTLYGVLVHCGATTYSGHYYCYVRTSSGMWYSLDDNQVYQVSERIVLEQKAYMLFYVRDRRNIIPRKPVEVARKENFNANGAGLKTRCTNNQGFKGPVQNVSVEGRSSGPSSSIVMMQKSTIVPPMVPLLKEASTNCQTVAGNMVPMKEPVSESSPSLSKDLLKGFSIPSRSSGGASESKNAAENMVCVKEPVLDSSSSLPKDSLKGISIPIPTLGKDMLPSPPTRNGGTSDPENATAAKADGNKTDLNGRGRSVENSGVSSVIAPNVKDPESLEAAKPILDETPHNKNFVSSKGDLSTASGVPSGMKKEGIHTVKSSDQPSSKISQVGSFTNGSAACNVLGEKTSDSGQKVVINESAKLSGSSLIVTYGSMLVKSSDCKRHRKLKKKQLKSKVASMQLRPSLLSRAVLSVQKKKKHKRSKHPSSDTSSLLKKHVMDNSCLSDMGPSTSEQTQSIPLVSTPSKQKSKRKGTKSGLKKDADGTDKKQEMKSHGHSLMAANKGEFRESVGQNGTVLASDKRLQIGNVSSSCSKENLRETGENDTPHNCKRDRMQNGGIGVLTRGLDETMVARWDGIELPPPRIVESSRAKSVSIGYIPDEWDEEYDRGKRKKVRQPKETFGGPNPFQKIATQRSQMKKTKPDRYGSGNHPLRI